A region from the Phaenicophaeus curvirostris isolate KB17595 chromosome 3, BPBGC_Pcur_1.0, whole genome shotgun sequence genome encodes:
- the ABITRAM gene encoding protein Abitram, with translation MAARGAARYFTRWYRADVKGRPGEDFCVLQHSNRICVITLAEAHPLLQNGKTITSINYQISANCSRLQNKVSGKSKRGAQFLTELAPLCRISSSDGEEYTIYSCIRGRLIEVNENILSNPALLQEKPSTEGYIAVVLPKFEESKSVTQGLLTQEEYEKVLSKRLNSSL, from the exons ATGGCGGCGCGCGGCGCGGCGCGGTACTTCACGCGTTGGTACAGGGCAG ACGTGAAGGGGCGGCCCGGAGAGGATTTCTGCGTGCTGCAGCACTCCAACAG AATCTGTGTCATCACCTTGGCTGAAGCCCATCCTCTacttcaaaatggaaaaacaattaCAAGCATTAATTACCAAATCAGTGCCAACTGTAGCAGACTCCAGAATAAGGTCTCCGGGAAGTCAAAAAGG GGAGCTCAATTTTTAACAGAACTTGCCCCTCTGTGCAGGATCTCTTCATCAGATGGAGAGGAGTACACCATTTATAG TTGTATACGAGGGCGACTGATAGAAGTGAATGAAAACATTCTTAGCAATCCAGCTCTTCTGCAAGAAAAG CCATCAACTGAGGGATACATTGCAGTGGTTCTACCCAAATTTGAAGAAAGCAAGAGCGTAACTCAAGGACTTCTGACGCAGGAGGAGTATGAAAAAGTTTTGTCAAAACGTCTTAATTCTTCTTTGTGA